DNA sequence from the Sulfurimonas sp. HSL3-1 genome:
ATGACGTTGAAACTGGAGAATGCGAAAGGTTTATACGTCAATGATATTCAGTTATATCCGTGCCGATAGCCACTTTCACGGTGTATACGAACAGCTGAAAGTGATCAGTGCCTATGCCAAGAAACATGATCTGGTGATCGAAGACGAGATGGTTGATCAGCTGTCGCAGAACAGCCGCCTCAGTGAACGTGACGAGGCTGTGCGTTATATGCGCCAGCCCGAACACATGGGGGGTACGCTGCTGATCTACGACCTGTGGGTGCTCAGCAGCAATATCGAGGATGTCGTACAGATGTTGAGCTGTCTGCTCAAAAACGGCATCGAAACCCACTTGATCAAACCTTCAATCGTCTTGAATGCGCAAAGTGATATCATCGTCGCGATGGGGTTGGTTGACCAGCTGCGACAGACGATACAGTCGGTGGAGAAGAAGGTGATCGGCCGCCCGAGAGGGAGCCGTTCTTCTTCGAAGTTCGACCCTTATCTCGAGGTGATCATCGGTTCGCTTCGGGAAGGACAGAGTGTCAGCGAGATCGCTAGAGTATTGGATGTGAGCCGGAGTTCCCTGAAAGATTACATCGAGTCGCGGGAGCTCAAAGAGGTGGCGATGGGAAGCAGTTTCTTGGAAAACGTCGACAATGCCGAAGCCAGCATTATCGAAACGATCGAATGTCCGCAAGTCAATGAAAAGGAGTAGACAGTGAGTCAGGCAGAAGTCTCAGGCCAGGCCGGATCGGCCAAGGTCAGTAAGAAAGAGTATTTAAAAGGGTGGGTATCCTACCGCGTAAAACGCTACTGGTTTTTCGTGGGGATGACCATCGTGTCACTGGTACTGCCGTGGATTACGATCAACGGCAACCATATTTTCCTGCTGAGCTTTGACAAGCTCAAACTGCACCTGGCGTTTGTCCAGTTCGACATGCAGGAAATGTACCTCATGCCGTTCATTCTGATGATCCTTTTTATCGGGGTCTTCGGGATGACGGTGCTCGGCGGCCGCGTTTTCTGCGGCTGGGTCTGTCCGCAGACGATCTTCCGCGTCATCTACCGTGACCTGATCGAAACGAAGATCCTGAAACTGCGCAAGCGGATCAAGAACAAGCAGAAAGAGCCCGACTGGAGCAAGCCGGAGAACAAGGCCAAGCGTGTTGTCGCCATTGCGCTCTGGACGGCGCTCTCCCTGCTGGCGACGGCGAACTTCCTGTGGTTCTTCGTCCCGCCGGAGGACTTTTTCCCGTACCTGCTGAACGCGGGTGACCACCTGATCCTCGTCGGGATCCTGCTGATCACAACGCTCTTCCTGGTCGTGGATGTCGTCTGGTTCAAAGAGAACTGGTGTGTCTACGTCTGTCCCTACTCCCGTATCCAGTCGGTCCTGTACGACGAAGATACGGTGATGGCGATCTACGATCCGCACCGCGGTGGCGAGATCTACGACGAAGCGAAGCACAAGCAGTACACGAAACAGAAGGATCTGCAGGCGGTCGAGCCAAATGCGGAGTGTACGACCTGTGAAAGCTGTGTGACCGTCTGTCCGACCCATATCGATATCCGCCAGGGGTTGCAGCTCGAGTGTATCAACTGCCTCGAGTGTGTCGACGCCTGTACGGAAGTTATGGGTGCGCTCGGACGTCCGTCGCTGGTCCGCTGGTCGAGCGAAAAAGAGGTGCTGTTCCAGAAAGGCAAAACGCACTACCTGCGTCCGAAGATCATCGGGTATGCCGTCGTCCTGGTGATCATCATGGTCGTTCTCGGTATGATGGGAAGCAAGAAGGAGCATATGCTGCTTAACATCAACAAAGAGAACCGTCTCTATGCCATCGAGAAAACGCCGGAAGGCAAAACGCTGGTCGAGAACGATTACATCTTCCTGCTGCAGAATACGCAGGATAAAGACCACAAGTTCTATTTCGACATCGAGGCACCGAAGGGGATGGAAGGCAAGATCAAAATTCTCAAGCCGACCAAACCCTTCACCGTCCATCCGGGCGTGAAGAAGAAGAAAATCGTCCGCCTCTATACGACGGAGGAGCTGGTTAAGGATGAGCGTAAGGATACGGTACTGCCGATCAAGATCCACGCCTATGCCATCGACGACAAAGAGAAGATCGCCGTCGACCGCGAATCAACCTTTATCTTCCCGCGCTACGACAAATACGAGGCGGCGGAATAACCTTCCGCTCAATCTTTCCGTGCGGCGCCCGGCGCCGCGCGCTTTAACGGATCCGTTCCGTTTCCTCCCTTTAACGGCCGCCCGAACTGCTGAACCCCGGGCGGGTTCCGTTCTTCCTTCCATTATTTCGAAACAGCCGATCGACTTCACGTATCCAAAAACAGGTGTATGCCGAGGCATGGTGGCGGTTTTCATAGGCTTCGCCGAAAGGCAATATTGTTATGTGTCGATGCAGGTCTGTCAGAGGTGTGGCGGGAGAGGGGACAAGGCCCCCGGCGGGATGCCCTGTCTTTCGAGGAAGGTTGTCTGGAACGGTTTAGACGATCCGGGCCTCTTTGTCGCCCGGTTCGATCTCGCCAATCAGGTAGCCATCGGTCGCGTCGAGGACGGCGTTGACGTCGTCGGGACGGACGACGAGGACCATTCCGACACCCATATTGAAGGCGCGGAACATCTCGTCGCGGGCGACGTGTTCGCTCATCAGTTCAAAGAGCGGCAGGACGCGGACGTCGTCGCCTTTGATGACGGCGCGCAGCCCCTCCGGCAGGACGCGCGGCAGGTTCTCGACAAGACCGCCGCCGGTGATGTGCGCCATGGCCTGGATTTTCGGTTTGAGCTGCTTGAAGGTCTTGACGTAGATGCGTGTCGGCGCGAGCAGGGCGTCGATAAGTGGCGCGCCGTTAAAGTCGTCGTCGAATTTCATCCCCATCTTCTCAAACAGGACCTTGCGCGCCAGGGAGAAGCCGTTGGAGTGCAGACCGGAGCTCGGCAGGGCGATCAGTTTGTCGCCCGCGCGGACGTTGGCGGGGGTGTCGAGCTCGCTCTTCTCCGCGACGCCGACGGCGAAGCCGGCGAGGTCGTAGTCATCTTTGGAGTACATGCCCGGCATCTCCGCCGTTTCACCGCCGATCAGGGCGCATTCGGCCTGGCGGCACCCTTCGGCGATCCCGCTGACGACGGCGGTGGCGACATCGACCTCGAGTTTGCCTGTGGCATAGTAGTCGAGGAA
Encoded proteins:
- the ccoG gene encoding cytochrome c oxidase accessory protein CcoG; its protein translation is MSQAEVSGQAGSAKVSKKEYLKGWVSYRVKRYWFFVGMTIVSLVLPWITINGNHIFLLSFDKLKLHLAFVQFDMQEMYLMPFILMILFIGVFGMTVLGGRVFCGWVCPQTIFRVIYRDLIETKILKLRKRIKNKQKEPDWSKPENKAKRVVAIALWTALSLLATANFLWFFVPPEDFFPYLLNAGDHLILVGILLITTLFLVVDVVWFKENWCVYVCPYSRIQSVLYDEDTVMAIYDPHRGGEIYDEAKHKQYTKQKDLQAVEPNAECTTCESCVTVCPTHIDIRQGLQLECINCLECVDACTEVMGALGRPSLVRWSSEKEVLFQKGKTHYLRPKIIGYAVVLVIIMVVLGMMGSKKEHMLLNINKENRLYAIEKTPEGKTLVENDYIFLLQNTQDKDHKFYFDIEAPKGMEGKIKILKPTKPFTVHPGVKKKKIVRLYTTEELVKDERKDTVLPIKIHAYAIDDKEKIAVDRESTFIFPRYDKYEAAE
- the purM gene encoding phosphoribosylformylglycinamidine cyclo-ligase produces the protein MSQISYKDAGVDIDAGNSFVENIKPLVKSTRIPGVLGGIGSFAGAFEMPTGYKEPVLLAATDGVGTKLKLAIDSGKHDTVGIDLVAMCVNDLICNFGTPTFFLDYYATGKLEVDVATAVVSGIAEGCRQAECALIGGETAEMPGMYSKDDYDLAGFAVGVAEKSELDTPANVRAGDKLIALPSSGLHSNGFSLARKVLFEKMGMKFDDDFNGAPLIDALLAPTRIYVKTFKQLKPKIQAMAHITGGGLVENLPRVLPEGLRAVIKGDDVRVLPLFELMSEHVARDEMFRAFNMGVGMVLVVRPDDVNAVLDATDGYLIGEIEPGDKEARIV